In Sphingomonas sp. LR60, the following are encoded in one genomic region:
- a CDS encoding nuclear transport factor 2 family protein produces MSRPPLPPFTHETASLKVRAAEDGWNSRDPARVALAYTENSQWRNRSDFLQGRDAIITFLTAKWRREHEYRLMKGLWTHGGNRIAVRFAYEWHDDAGAWHRSYGNENWEFTSDGLMSRRIASINDVPIAEADRLFRWPLGPRPDDHPGLEELGL; encoded by the coding sequence ATGTCGCGACCGCCCCTCCCTCCCTTCACCCATGAGACTGCGTCGCTGAAGGTCCGCGCCGCCGAGGACGGCTGGAACAGCCGCGATCCCGCGCGCGTGGCGCTCGCTTACACCGAGAACAGTCAGTGGCGGAATCGATCCGATTTCCTTCAAGGGCGTGATGCCATCATCACCTTCCTGACCGCCAAGTGGCGTCGCGAGCACGAGTACCGGCTTATGAAGGGCTTGTGGACACACGGCGGCAACCGCATTGCGGTGCGCTTTGCCTATGAATGGCATGATGATGCCGGCGCGTGGCATCGCTCGTACGGCAACGAGAATTGGGAATTCACATCGGACGGCCTGATGTCGCGACGGATCGCGAGCATCAACGACGTTCCGATCGCAGAGGCCGATCGACTATTCCGGTGGCCGCTCGGGCCACGCCCCGACGATCATCCAGGGCTGGAGGAGCTTGGGCTGTAG
- a CDS encoding VOC family protein → MTGNLTRGVHHIGLTVPDLDQARAFFCGTLGFVEVGGVPDYPSIFVSDGTILLTLWRAADPVTARAFDRRANIGLYHLSLTVADDAALAAVWDAVTAHPQVVVDAVPGPMRPGSTTRHFLIFIPGGIRLEFATPFA, encoded by the coding sequence ATGACTGGAAACCTGACACGCGGCGTCCACCATATCGGGCTGACTGTGCCTGACCTCGATCAAGCGCGTGCTTTCTTCTGTGGCACGTTGGGATTCGTCGAAGTGGGCGGCGTGCCAGATTATCCGTCCATCTTCGTCTCGGACGGCACGATCCTGCTGACCCTGTGGCGCGCCGCCGACCCGGTGACGGCCCGCGCCTTCGACCGGCGGGCCAATATCGGTCTTTATCATCTCTCGCTTACGGTTGCCGACGATGCGGCACTGGCGGCGGTGTGGGATGCCGTGACGGCGCATCCCCAAGTCGTGGTCGACGCAGTGCCCGGCCCCATGCGTCCCGGATCGACGACGCGCCACTTTCTTATCTTCATTCCGGGCGGGATTCGTCTGGAGTTTGCAACACCCTTTGCTTGA
- a CDS encoding pyridoxamine 5'-phosphate oxidase family protein: MAEAYLHTLFGPRARALQEAAGSRASYARMEARAGPVDQLTMRELAFIATRDSFYMASTSEDGWPYVQHRGGPIGFLRHVEGNRIGFADYRGNQQYLSTAHVAADDRVALFLMDYPNRRRLKIIGHARLSEDPAVITALMPARYAAEPERGILIDVVGFDWNCPQHITPRFTEAEVRGVSQPLVDEIAVLRARIAQLERTAS, encoded by the coding sequence ATGGCTGAAGCATATCTCCATACACTCTTCGGACCCCGCGCCCGCGCACTGCAAGAAGCAGCCGGATCGCGAGCGTCTTACGCCCGCATGGAAGCCCGTGCGGGGCCGGTCGACCAGCTGACAATGCGAGAACTCGCGTTCATCGCCACTCGCGACAGCTTCTATATGGCGAGTACCTCGGAGGATGGCTGGCCCTATGTCCAGCACCGCGGCGGGCCGATCGGCTTCTTACGGCACGTCGAAGGCAATCGCATCGGGTTCGCCGACTATCGCGGAAACCAGCAATATCTCTCCACCGCACATGTTGCAGCCGACGATCGTGTCGCACTGTTCCTGATGGACTATCCGAACCGCCGCCGCCTCAAGATCATCGGCCACGCTCGTTTGAGCGAAGACCCCGCCGTCATCACTGCGCTCATGCCGGCCCGTTACGCGGCCGAGCCGGAGCGTGGCATTCTAATCGACGTCGTCGGGTTCGACTGGAACTGCCCGCAGCATATCACGCCGCGTTTCACCGAGGCGGAGGTGCGAGGCGTCTCCCAGCCGCTTGTCGACGAGATCGCGGTGCTTCGCGCCCGTATCGCCCAACTTGAACGGACAGCATCATGA
- a CDS encoding LysR family transcriptional regulator — MDRFESLSVFVKVAELHSFAAAGRALNLSPPGVTRAVAALERHLNVTLFYRSTRAVSLTDDGAGLLDRARRILADLREAEQIAMGGRSVPRGQLYVTAPVMFGRLHVLPVINTLLASHAGLNARMMLLDRNVRIVEEGVDVAVRIGALADSTLHAVAIGSVRQTIVASPEYLAEHGVPVAPSDLAAHRCIMGSGVRAGSGWPFGARGDNAVAMVPRLTVNGIDAILAAAEAGVGLANVLSYQSAAGVASGRLVEVLADQAPPAMPVSLLYDTGRAAMPAVRVFIDAMRGRGRQGAWS, encoded by the coding sequence ATGGATCGCTTCGAGAGCCTTTCAGTCTTCGTCAAGGTGGCCGAGCTGCACAGCTTCGCGGCGGCGGGACGCGCCCTTAACCTGTCTCCTCCCGGCGTGACCCGTGCAGTCGCCGCGCTGGAGCGTCATCTGAATGTGACGCTGTTCTATCGCTCGACCCGAGCGGTATCCCTGACTGACGACGGGGCGGGTCTGCTCGATCGGGCGCGGCGCATATTGGCAGACCTTCGTGAGGCGGAGCAAATTGCGATGGGCGGTCGCTCGGTTCCCCGGGGGCAGCTCTATGTGACCGCGCCGGTCATGTTCGGGCGGCTGCATGTGCTGCCGGTCATCAACACGCTGCTGGCAAGTCACGCCGGCCTGAATGCCCGCATGATGCTGCTCGACCGCAATGTGCGCATCGTCGAGGAGGGTGTCGATGTGGCGGTGCGCATCGGGGCGCTGGCGGACAGCACGCTGCACGCCGTGGCGATCGGCTCGGTTCGACAAACCATCGTGGCGAGCCCAGAGTATCTTGCCGAACATGGCGTACCCGTCGCTCCGTCCGACCTTGCCGCCCATCGCTGCATCATGGGCAGCGGCGTGCGCGCAGGCAGCGGATGGCCGTTTGGCGCACGCGGCGACAATGCCGTAGCAATGGTCCCCCGCCTGACCGTCAACGGCATCGATGCTATCCTGGCTGCTGCCGAGGCAGGCGTGGGCCTTGCCAATGTGCTGAGCTACCAGTCGGCCGCGGGTGTCGCGAGCGGGCGGCTGGTCGAGGTCCTGGCGGATCAGGCCCCGCCCGCCATGCCAGTAAGCCTGCTTTATGATACCGGCCGGGCGGCTATGCCCGCGGTACGTGTGTTCATTGACGCGATGCGGGGACGGGGGCGACAGGGCGCGTGGTCCTGA